The following proteins are encoded in a genomic region of Enterocloster clostridioformis:
- a CDS encoding glycoside hydrolase family 2 TIM barrel-domain containing protein yields the protein MAFSFEKLKSPSYFAENRCSAHSDHRWFPSEQDKALGTNSLKLSLNGIWKFAYAENNSMVPVGCEAEDYDCHCWGEITVPAHIQMEGYGVPQYANVQYPWDGMEEVAIGEIPEKINPVACYTKYFSLPAEMQGRKTILSFQGVESCVAVWLNGVYIGFSSNSFSPCEFDLTAALKPGENKLACRVYKWCSGSWMEDQDFYRFSGIYRDVFIYALPEVHVRDLKVESELSDDYRIAKIHIQGSMVKADETAGWKAEVMLDGSTARIIMGTGELLETEIEIENPKLWSAENPCLYTLMIKLYDMEDRKLEIIDQKLGIRRFELINGIMCINGSRIVFNGVNRHDFSADTGRAVTTEMIRRDLVTMKRNNINALRTSHYPNHGLLYELCDELGIYMIAENNMETHGTWMVVESGDKPAENVLPGDCMEWEPMMIDRVDTLYHTCKNHPSILIWSLGNESYGGSVIAHMADEFRKLDSSRLIHYEGVFHDRRYSNTTSDMESQMYTTVADIKKFLSEHREKPFICCEYAHAMGNSCGGMQLYTELTEAEPLYQGGFIWDFIDQAIRGKDRYGNTCYYYGGDLGDRPTDYAFSGNGICTSDGKESIKMPAVKYNYQPVGIFVSENQVTLRNRHLFTNTQVYDTVVTVERNGHAIHKTVLSLAVEPLTEKSFDLPIPEETIAGEYAVTVSLVLKADTEWARAGYEVAFGQYVYRKEGRKKAVAGCKPHVVHGWYNTGVTGDGFSVLFSNLDGGLTSYRYGGREMIKTIPMPNFWRPMVENDFGGLIQLRCAQWKVGSQFVSPRQVGDNYNTKGCIPTVEEKDDTVKVAYTYHMPTVPVSSCKVVYTVHGDGTVDCRMDYNPVKGLAPMPEFGMIFKIDADYDRLEWYGMGPGESYADRTQGTRLGIWKDEVKNRMANHLRPQESGEMMGVRWVKVTDYLGRGLMFTGDGMNFSALPWTPHEIDCAQHPYELPPIHYTVLRPALAQMGIGGDDTWGSVPHPEYWLDETKERSFTFSFKGCTRA from the coding sequence CCGAGAACCGCTGCAGCGCGCATTCAGATCACAGATGGTTTCCATCAGAGCAGGATAAAGCCTTGGGAACTAATTCACTTAAGCTGTCACTGAATGGAATCTGGAAATTTGCTTATGCGGAAAATAACAGTATGGTACCGGTGGGATGTGAAGCGGAAGACTATGACTGCCATTGCTGGGGGGAAATCACTGTACCGGCTCATATTCAAATGGAAGGCTATGGGGTTCCGCAATATGCGAATGTCCAGTATCCATGGGATGGCATGGAGGAAGTTGCTATCGGGGAAATTCCGGAGAAGATTAACCCGGTAGCATGCTATACTAAGTATTTCTCGCTGCCGGCTGAGATGCAGGGGAGGAAAACAATACTCTCCTTCCAGGGAGTGGAAAGCTGCGTTGCAGTGTGGCTGAATGGAGTTTATATTGGTTTCTCTTCTAATTCCTTTTCGCCATGCGAATTTGATTTGACCGCAGCTTTGAAACCAGGGGAGAACAAACTGGCCTGCCGTGTATACAAATGGTGCTCCGGCAGCTGGATGGAAGACCAGGATTTTTATCGCTTTTCCGGAATTTACCGGGACGTGTTCATTTATGCGCTTCCGGAAGTGCATGTCCGGGATTTGAAGGTGGAATCGGAACTCTCAGATGATTACAGAATTGCAAAAATACATATTCAAGGAAGTATGGTGAAGGCTGACGAGACTGCGGGCTGGAAGGCAGAAGTTATGCTGGATGGTTCGACTGCCCGGATTATAATGGGTACTGGAGAACTGCTGGAAACGGAGATTGAAATTGAAAACCCAAAACTCTGGAGCGCGGAGAATCCCTGTCTTTATACACTAATGATAAAGCTGTATGATATGGAAGACAGAAAGCTGGAAATTATCGACCAGAAGCTTGGCATTAGGCGCTTTGAATTAATTAACGGTATTATGTGCATTAACGGCAGCCGGATTGTGTTTAATGGCGTAAACCGCCATGATTTCTCGGCAGACACAGGACGTGCCGTGACAACGGAAATGATACGACGGGATTTGGTTACCATGAAGCGCAACAATATTAATGCACTACGTACCAGCCATTATCCAAATCATGGACTTCTTTATGAACTGTGTGATGAATTGGGAATCTATATGATTGCCGAGAACAATATGGAGACCCACGGAACGTGGATGGTGGTTGAATCTGGTGATAAACCGGCTGAAAATGTGCTTCCTGGAGACTGTATGGAATGGGAGCCGATGATGATTGACCGTGTTGATACACTCTATCATACCTGTAAGAATCATCCGTCAATCCTAATCTGGTCTTTGGGCAATGAGAGTTATGGCGGCAGCGTAATCGCACATATGGCTGACGAGTTCCGGAAACTTGATTCTTCCCGTTTGATTCATTATGAGGGGGTTTTTCACGATAGGCGCTATAGTAACACAACATCAGATATGGAAAGCCAGATGTATACTACAGTAGCGGATATTAAGAAATTTTTGTCTGAACATAGAGAAAAACCGTTTATCTGTTGCGAATATGCTCATGCGATGGGCAATTCCTGCGGGGGCATGCAGCTTTATACTGAATTAACGGAGGCAGAGCCTTTATATCAGGGTGGATTTATCTGGGACTTTATCGACCAAGCAATCAGGGGAAAAGACCGTTATGGCAATACCTGCTATTATTATGGAGGCGATTTGGGCGACCGACCGACAGATTACGCTTTTTCCGGCAATGGAATCTGTACCTCTGATGGAAAAGAGAGCATTAAGATGCCGGCTGTGAAATACAATTACCAGCCGGTTGGGATTTTCGTCAGCGAGAACCAGGTCACCCTGCGCAACCGTCACTTGTTTACGAATACGCAGGTATATGATACGGTTGTAACTGTTGAAAGAAACGGACATGCAATACACAAAACAGTTCTATCTTTGGCTGTAGAACCTCTAACGGAGAAAAGCTTTGACCTTCCAATTCCAGAGGAGACGATTGCAGGTGAGTATGCAGTTACAGTATCCCTGGTTCTGAAAGCGGATACGGAATGGGCGCGGGCAGGTTACGAGGTTGCATTTGGCCAGTATGTTTACCGTAAGGAAGGTAGAAAGAAAGCCGTTGCCGGGTGTAAGCCGCATGTAGTGCATGGATGGTACAATACTGGTGTGACAGGTGATGGTTTTAGCGTCTTGTTTTCTAATCTTGACGGAGGTCTTACATCCTATCGGTACGGCGGCAGAGAGATGATTAAGACGATACCTATGCCTAATTTCTGGCGTCCTATGGTAGAAAATGATTTCGGGGGCTTGATTCAGCTTCGCTGTGCGCAGTGGAAAGTTGGCTCACAGTTTGTATCCCCGCGTCAGGTTGGAGATAACTACAATACGAAGGGCTGCATTCCAACGGTTGAGGAAAAGGATGATACGGTCAAGGTTGCTTATACCTACCACATGCCGACAGTGCCGGTATCTTCCTGCAAGGTTGTATATACTGTCCATGGGGATGGAACAGTTGACTGCCGGATGGACTATAATCCGGTAAAGGGGCTTGCACCTATGCCCGAGTTTGGTATGATTTTCAAAATTGATGCAGATTATGACCGACTTGAGTGGTATGGTATGGGACCCGGCGAGTCCTATGCTGACCGTACGCAGGGAACACGGCTGGGCATTTGGAAGGATGAGGTGAAAAACCGCATGGCAAATCATCTTCGTCCGCAAGAATCTGGCGAGATGATGGGAGTGCGTTGGGTAAAGGTCACGGATTATCTGGGTCGTGGTTTGATGTTCACCGGCGACGGCATGAATTTCTCGGCGCTGCCGTGGACACCGCATGAGATTGATTGTGCACAGCATCCGTATGAATTGCCGCCGATACATTACACTGTTCTGCGTCCGGCCCTGGCACAGATGGGGATAGGAGGAGACGACACATGGGGAAGCGTTCCTCATCCGGAATATTGGCTGGATGAAACAAAAGAACGTTCCTTTACATTTTCTTTTAAAGGTTGTACGAGAGCGTGA